In Thermodesulfobacteriota bacterium, a single window of DNA contains:
- a CDS encoding ABC transporter ATP-binding protein, with translation MAKPLIQVLDIVKKYHRGAEELLVLNGLNLNIEEGEFVALMGPSGSGKTTLLNLIAGIDRPTSGHIYVGEEDISAMNESELAEWRSRHIGFIFQTYNLIPVLTAFENVELPLLLTPLGKAERRKHVEIALYIVGLADRMSHYPNQLSGGQEQRVAIARAIVTDPTLLIADEPTGDLDAKSADEVLVLLERLNLEFKKTIVMVTHDPKAASRARRLVRLEKGILIEDNHSNGIGSPGPADVIDASVGPAESE, from the coding sequence TTGGCCAAACCTCTCATACAAGTTTTAGATATAGTCAAGAAATATCACCGCGGTGCAGAAGAGCTTCTGGTTCTAAACGGCCTCAACTTGAACATAGAGGAAGGAGAGTTCGTAGCGCTGATGGGGCCATCGGGTTCCGGTAAGACTACGCTTCTTAACCTGATTGCCGGAATAGACCGCCCTACCTCCGGGCATATCTACGTGGGGGAAGAGGACATCTCCGCCATGAATGAGTCGGAGTTGGCCGAGTGGCGAAGCCGTCACATTGGATTTATTTTTCAGACGTACAATCTGATTCCGGTTCTGACTGCTTTTGAGAACGTGGAGCTTCCTTTATTACTAACACCCCTGGGAAAAGCGGAGCGGCGAAAGCACGTGGAGATTGCCCTTTACATAGTGGGGTTAGCCGACCGAATGTCCCACTATCCAAACCAGCTTTCCGGCGGACAGGAGCAGCGGGTGGCTATAGCCAGGGCAATAGTGACTGATCCTACTCTTCTCATAGCCGACGAGCCGACGGGGGACTTGGATGCTAAAAGTGCGGACGAGGTACTGGTCCTTCTGGAGCGCTTGAACTTAGAGTTCAAGAAGACCATAGTCATGGTGACGCACGACCCGAAGGCGGCTTCACGCGCACGCCGGCTGGTACGTTTGGAAAAAGGAATCTTGATTGAAGACAACCATTCGAATGGTATTGGTTCTCCTGGGCCTGCTGATGTAATTGATGCTTCTGTTGGCCCCGCAGAATCGGAATGA
- a CDS encoding ABC transporter permease has product MKFLSLMLKNVFRKKTRTILTIGSIILPLLVICIMGSFLKALDAPDPAETRGMFRIVTRHKVGLTSDLPISYAERIEQLDGALAVTTFDWFGGTYIDNSARNFFARFAVEPETFLEVFDDASLTRGSIEDWMSDRAGALVGEDLMKKYGWKPGDQVVLVGDIYPVTLQLTIRAVYGVSYGGSDGLFFNRKYLEEALPSFEGVVGTIWTKCRDGEAANRLSNQIDQMFENSPYPTKTESEKAFQMGFVSMLGNVKLLITSLGVIIVLVIILIAANTMALSARERVREIAVLRTLGFTRRMILLLILGESLTMALIGGLLGLGMFVVGLKPLKASLVNTPISGFASAIMLFPEVLVVGFGVTVLVGLLSGIGPAIRASQRPITEGLRHLG; this is encoded by the coding sequence ATGAAGTTTCTATCCCTGATGCTGAAGAATGTATTTAGGAAGAAGACCCGGACGATTCTGACCATCGGTTCGATTATTCTTCCTCTCTTAGTTATATGCATCATGGGAAGCTTCTTAAAGGCCCTTGATGCACCCGACCCGGCCGAGACGCGAGGCATGTTTCGCATAGTAACCCGGCACAAGGTCGGGCTGACCAGCGACTTGCCGATTAGCTATGCGGAAAGGATCGAACAGTTAGACGGCGCATTGGCGGTAACCACCTTCGACTGGTTTGGAGGCACATACATTGATAACAGCGCCCGGAATTTCTTCGCCCGTTTTGCCGTGGAGCCGGAGACCTTTCTCGAGGTATTCGACGATGCCAGCTTGACCAGAGGCTCTATAGAGGACTGGATGAGCGACCGGGCCGGAGCTTTAGTGGGGGAGGACCTGATGAAAAAGTACGGCTGGAAGCCGGGAGACCAGGTCGTCCTGGTCGGGGATATTTATCCGGTTACCCTACAGCTTACCATACGTGCGGTCTATGGAGTTTCCTACGGGGGTTCGGACGGGCTATTTTTCAATCGGAAGTATCTGGAGGAGGCGCTTCCCAGTTTTGAAGGGGTTGTGGGGACCATCTGGACCAAGTGCAGGGATGGAGAGGCGGCTAATCGCCTTTCCAATCAGATCGACCAGATGTTCGAGAACTCGCCATATCCAACCAAGACCGAGAGCGAAAAGGCCTTCCAGATGGGCTTTGTCTCCATGTTAGGGAACGTAAAACTCCTGATAACGTCCTTAGGCGTCATCATAGTGCTGGTCATCATTCTTATCGCTGCCAATACCATGGCGCTCTCTGCACGCGAACGGGTGAGGGAGATAGCGGTCTTGCGCACCCTTGGATTTACCCGGCGCATGATTCTTTTACTGATTCTTGGGGAGAGCCTAACGATGGCGCTGATCGGTGGTTTACTGGGCCTGGGGATGTTTGTGGTGGGTCTAAAGCCACTCAAGGCAAGCCTGGTTAATACCCCGATCTCCGGCTTTGCGTCGGCCATAATGCTTTTCCCGGAGGTATTGGTCGTGGGATTTGGTGTTACGGTCTTGGTAGGCCTTCTCTCCGGTATTGGCCCAGCAATTCGCGCCAGCCAGCGTCCGATCACCGAGGGCCTCAGGCATTTGGGATGA
- a CDS encoding ABC transporter permease → MAIPLKYNIRNLLVRKITTGLTVLGIALVVAVFLCVMSLAEGLTRVFKSSGSERNIIVLRQNSQSEIQSGVTRDQVPLIMTLPGIERDKDGSPLASPELVVGLNLEKIEGGASIVTLRGISEKGPILRPNFKLIEGRMFRPGLSEVIVSKGISRRFKNCRVGDTIRFGSYQWNVVGIFDAGGTAPDSEIWTDVEGALADFKRLTYSSVLLRSTDSDARDQIIKALNSDPRLNLEGKSERVYYDEQTSTAEPIKFLGFFIGIIMAIGASFGAMNTMYAAVSARTQEIATLRVLGFSRLAILISFVVEAICLALLGGILGCLFGIIAVNLALSGITGTTNFNTFSEVVFAFRLTPKLLLIGMFFSVLTGLLGGILPASRAAFTKITLALRQVG, encoded by the coding sequence ATGGCTATTCCGCTCAAATACAACATACGTAACCTGCTTGTCCGAAAGATCACGACCGGGCTGACGGTTTTGGGAATCGCCCTGGTTGTGGCTGTTTTTCTATGCGTCATGTCCCTGGCCGAGGGGTTAACACGCGTTTTCAAATCATCCGGCTCGGAGAGAAACATCATAGTTCTTCGCCAAAACTCTCAATCGGAAATCCAATCCGGTGTTACACGCGACCAGGTCCCGCTCATCATGACCTTGCCCGGAATCGAGCGGGACAAAGACGGAAGCCCGCTGGCTTCTCCGGAGTTGGTGGTCGGCTTAAACCTGGAGAAAATAGAAGGGGGGGCGTCCATAGTTACCCTCAGAGGGATTTCGGAGAAGGGCCCTATCCTGAGACCAAATTTCAAGTTGATAGAAGGACGCATGTTCAGACCGGGACTTTCCGAGGTGATAGTTTCAAAGGGTATCTCCAGGCGATTCAAGAATTGCCGCGTCGGGGATACGATTCGCTTTGGCTCTTACCAGTGGAACGTAGTGGGAATATTCGACGCCGGCGGAACTGCGCCGGACAGCGAGATCTGGACGGATGTCGAGGGTGCGCTCGCCGACTTCAAGAGGCTGACTTACTCGTCGGTCCTTTTGCGAAGTACGGATAGCGATGCACGAGACCAGATTATAAAGGCATTAAACAGCGACCCGCGTCTTAATCTCGAAGGAAAATCAGAGCGTGTTTACTATGACGAGCAGACTTCCACCGCCGAGCCTATTAAATTTCTCGGTTTCTTCATCGGTATCATCATGGCTATAGGGGCGAGCTTCGGGGCGATGAACACGATGTACGCCGCCGTTTCTGCCCGTACTCAGGAGATCGCCACGCTACGCGTCTTAGGCTTCTCCCGTTTGGCCATCCTGATATCCTTTGTGGTTGAGGCGATTTGTCTGGCACTTTTAGGCGGCATTCTGGGCTGTTTGTTTGGGATAATAGCCGTAAATCTGGCTCTTTCTGGAATTACCGGTACGACCAATTTCAATACGTTCTCCGAAGTCGTTTTTGCCTTCAGGTTAACTCCGAAGCTTTTGCTTATAGGAATGTTCTTTTCAGTCCTCACCGGATTGCTTGGCGGAATCCTGCCGGCCAGCCGGGCAGCATTTACCAAGATTACTCTGGCCCTCAGGCAGGTGGGGTGA
- the nuoH gene encoding NADH-quinone oxidoreductase subunit NuoH gives MLWVEIGISFVKIALVFFVVLTLVAYLTLAERRISAFIQDRLGPNRVGPFGFLQPAADGIKFIFKEDIIPKYANKPFYIMAPALSLVPALLALAVIPIGHGFYTDIFGLLKEPIFVKFQIADINAGLLFVLAVSSLSVYGVVMGGWASNSKYSLLGGLRSAAQMISYELSLGLSILGVILLAGSLRLNDIVEAQQRIWFAIPQFLGFIVFMVSSFAETNRLPFDLPEAEPEIVAGYHTEYSSMKFAMYFMAEYTHMIVASCLVVCFFLGGWYPLPFGGWFGIDIEKYWYLPPLVFIGKVLFLLFFFIWVRWTIPRFRYDQVMKLGWKTLFPLAVLNIIVTSAVVVFWPK, from the coding sequence ATGCTCTGGGTGGAAATCGGAATATCATTCGTAAAAATCGCTTTGGTCTTCTTCGTAGTTCTTACCTTGGTTGCCTATCTAACCCTGGCGGAGAGGCGGATAAGCGCATTCATTCAGGATAGACTCGGCCCTAACCGGGTAGGCCCGTTTGGTTTTCTTCAACCCGCAGCCGATGGAATAAAATTCATATTTAAAGAAGATATCATCCCCAAATATGCCAACAAGCCGTTCTACATAATGGCGCCGGCGCTTTCTTTAGTCCCGGCATTGCTTGCTCTTGCGGTGATTCCCATAGGCCACGGCTTCTATACTGACATTTTCGGACTTCTTAAAGAGCCTATTTTCGTGAAATTTCAAATAGCAGACATAAACGCCGGACTTCTTTTTGTGCTTGCCGTATCTTCATTGAGCGTTTACGGCGTGGTCATGGGCGGCTGGGCGTCGAACAGCAAGTATTCGCTCTTGGGAGGACTTCGGTCTGCGGCGCAGATGATAAGCTACGAATTATCTCTGGGGCTTTCTATACTAGGTGTGATCCTGCTTGCCGGTTCCTTACGATTGAACGATATAGTCGAGGCGCAGCAAAGGATCTGGTTTGCCATACCTCAGTTTCTAGGTTTCATTGTTTTCATGGTCTCCTCTTTTGCCGAGACGAACCGCCTTCCGTTTGACCTGCCCGAAGCCGAGCCGGAGATTGTGGCCGGCTATCACACCGAGTACAGCAGCATGAAATTTGCCATGTACTTTATGGCTGAATATACACATATGATTGTAGCCTCGTGCCTCGTAGTGTGTTTCTTTCTCGGCGGATGGTACCCGCTGCCATTCGGAGGGTGGTTTGGGATAGATATCGAGAAATACTGGTATCTCCCTCCTCTTGTCTTCATCGGAAAGGTTCTTTTCCTCCTCTTTTTCTTCATTTGGGTCAGATGGACAATTCCCCGGTTTCGCTACGACCAGGTGATGAAGCTGGGATGGAAGACCCTTTTTCCGCTGGCGGTCTTGAATATAATCGTGACCAGCGCAGTGGTGGTTTTTTGGCCTAAATAG